Genomic window (Pyrus communis chromosome 13, drPyrComm1.1, whole genome shotgun sequence):
TGTGCGATTCTTATTTACTTGAGCTACAAGTCCCTTGCAATGAGTAAACAAACTTTGTTTGGTCCTTGTGATTGATTTTTTGTCTATCCTTTTGAAGTTGAGAAATGAACGTAAGGCTCTGTGACTGAGACGACCTTTAAATAGGGTAGTCATAAGCTTGCTCTTCATTGCATTTCTTGTGATGCACTCAACGCGCTCAGTGTAGCGCCGTTTTGATTTTGTTGCATGGAAAACGTTGCATAAAAGTCTCCGGTTGATGACCCATAACAATGTCCAATTTGCAGGCTGACCGAAATAATTTTAAAGTTGAAGGAAGTTGCTGCATAAGAGGTAATTGTAATCCCTTTGCTTTATGTTTCTATTGCTGTTTTTGGCTCCGTttctttgctttgttttttCGTTTTCAAGTCGTCGCTGAGGAAGTAATAAGGAGAAGAGCTTTGCTTggttgttgattgttttgttttcttccatGTCACAGTCTTTCGTTGGATTGTTGTAGCTGGAGGAACTAAACCTTGTTAAGCATGAAGGAGGTTGACAAAAGGAAAACCCCAAATACTAAAAACACCAAGCGGACTGGAAGAAGTGAAAGGAGAGACAATAAACCGAATCAAGGGAATAATGGCAAGACATTGAATGGAAAAGAAACTGAATCCAAAGACTCTTATGCTAAAACAGACTCCAGTACGTTAGTAAGTGATTCAAACACGGGCACAGAGCTCTCTGAAGTTAATGAAAACTTGGTTATACATTATGTAGATGATGTCAACAGGTTTGAGGAGGTGCCTCAAGATCTGAAAGCTACTCCAATGACTTCCAAAGAGAACATTGATGACGAGGTGTCAGATTGCGAGACAATGAAGGACTCCGTATCATCTCAAGGGGATTCACCCACCCTTGAGGACGAGAAAGTTGAAAGAGCTTCAAGGGTACCCAAAACCATTGCAAAGAAGAATTCCTCAAAAAGCTCTCATGGATCCAGGGAGAGATCTGGTAGTGAATCTACTAAGTCAAAATCCAAGGGGTTGCATGACACTGCCAAAAAAGTCACTAATTCAAACAACGGGCCTTCGGGAGTTAAAACCAGAACTTCTTCTGATAGTGAAGTTCCTGTTGAACCTTCCTCAGAATCATTTGTGGAGGTTGATGATGAGCCTATTAAAGAGGTAAGAGTAAGTGATATCCTTGATGGGGCCTCAAATGGTGCTCAGACTGTAGAAAGTGACCATGAAATAGTAAATGCGGAAGAAAATGGTGAACAAGAGGTTGAAATAGCTTTGGAACGAAAGATTGAAGAAATGGAAATGCGAATTGAGAAACTTGAAGAAGAGCTGCGAGAAGTTGCTGCTCTTGAAATTTCCCTCTACTCTGTAGTACCAGAGCATGGGAGCTCTGCGCATAAAGTTCACACACCAGCTCGGCGGATTTCTAGACTTTATATCCATGCTTGCAAGCATTGGACTCAGGACAAGCGAGCGACAATTGCTAAGAATACTGTATCAGGACTTATATTGATAGCTAAGTCCTGTGGCAATGATGTCCCCAGGTAAAATTATCATGTTATAGTTCATAGTGTTACAACTGTTCTCTGATTCTggaaaatgatttattttttccttttgtatGTTAAGGTTGACCTTCTGGTTGTCAAACATTGTCGTGCTAAGGGAGATCATATCTCAAGCATTTGGCATTTCATGCCAGTCAAGTCCTTCAGTAAAGTTTGCGGAGTCAAATGGGACTAGCAAGAGAAATGAAGTGAAGTCTGCCTCACTGAAATGGAGGGGTAGTTCCGGTAGCAAACAAATGAACAGTTTAATGCAATTCGCTGATGACTGGCAAGAGACAGGAACCTTCACAGCTGCATTAGAAAAAGTTGAATCCTGGATTTTCTCTCGGATTGTTGAGTCAGTATGGTGGCAGGTACGCCTACACAAACAAAGAACCTCTCATTCTTGCTTTTAACAGTTAAAGGTGGCTGGGGTCTGTACATCACGACAATCATATTGTTTGATGGATAAGTTGCATGTTCAAGGTCATTTTTTTCCTTGAAGTGTATACATGAATTTATATAGACTGatgataatttttaattttgattgaaaACTTAATTGTCACTTAACCTGTGATTTTTGTAGTAGCTTTGATGTGCTTTTATGTTTTGCTGACCAGAGTCTTATCTTTTTAGGCTTTGACTCCGAATATGCAATCTCCAGCTGAGAGTTCATCTACAAATAAGACGACTGTAAGGTTGTCAGGACCTGCACTGGGTGATCAGAAGCAAGGTAGCTTTTCTGTCAACCTATGGAAAAACGCTTTCCAGGATGCTTCTCAGCGACTCTGTCCTGTTCGAGCAGGGGGGCATAAGTGTGGCTGCTTGCCTGTTTTGGCAAGAATGGTATGAAATCATTGGATATCTATCTAAGAACCCTCtgtggttaaattttttttccgtCAGACATTGGAATTTAATTTCAATCACCAAAGTTTCTCATCTTCATCATTTATTCTTCACTAGAACATTTGTATGAGCTTTCCTTTTGCAATGGTGCCTTTTAGGTAATGGAACATTGTGTTGCAAGGCTAGATGTGGCAATGTTCAATGCTATTCTGCGTGAATCTGCCCATGAAATCCCTACTGATCCAGTGTCAGATCCCATTCTTGATTCCAGGGTTCTACCTATTCCCGCTGGCGACTTGAGTTTTGGGTCTGGTGCTCAACTTAAGAATTCTGTAAGTATCATGCTCATTTTcacttaattatttttcttctttttaaaacAGAAAGAAATATCCACTTTTGAATGGTTCACATCATTTATAAATGCATTTTCTTAAGGATTCCCAAGGAAAATTGGTAGTTTGTTGCTTAGAAGGCCTCAATATTGCTATTTCTGTGGTCCTTACCTGGAGATTCTTTGTGCCGGCAACGACTAGTTGGGGTTTAGATTGCTCACTAGTTACTCATAAAACCGTATATGTGAATGTCCTCTTCACCATTTGCTTGAATCCATGACAGGGGCATGACCTGTGCCTCCTTCCTCATAATACTTTTAAGTCCTTGGgtcttattttaaaaaaatgtgattGCTAGATTTAAATAATGAGGAGGCTTCATGTCGTGCAGGTTGGAAATTGGTCTAGATGGCTAAGTGATACATTTGACATGGATGCTGATGATTCCCTGCAAGAAGATCACCCTGGCAGTGAGGACGATGACGGGCAGAGTGGGGATGGTGATAAATCCTTTCTTCTTCTGAATGCCTTGAGTGATCTTTTGATGCTTCCCAAAGACATGCTTATTGATAGTAGAATCAGAAAGGAGGTTAGTTTTTATAATCTCATTGCCTTCTTATTGAAAGGAAATGGCTGTGGTTTTAGTTCAACTGCCTCAACTTATCTGAATTTTCTGGCGTCGTTTTCACCTCTCCTTTTGGGCTgattcaaatttgtttccttTCATGTTTACTAGGTCTGCCCATCAATTAGTCTTCCATTAGTTAAGCGGATACTTTGTAACTTCACACCAGACGAGTTCTGTCCAGATGCTGTCCCAGGAGCTGTATTGGAGGCACTGAATGCCGAGGTATACTTTTGCTTTTATTCAGTCTTTTGTTCTGTGGCCTGATGTGTTTTTGCAATTATAACCGTGTAGGTTTGAAACATTTGACAACGTTTTTTCTTGAACTTTTTTTAAGGATCTTCTGTTTAATGTTAAAATGTGAAACCAAATGGACCATATTCTGTAGTTTCTAATGAAGAAATGCGCTTTTGCTAtggcaaaaacaaaattaacaacgCTGAAGGTTTGACGTACCCTTTCATCATTTCTTCAGAGCATTATGGAGCGCAGATTGTCGGGAGAACTGGCGAGGAGCTTCCCTTACACAGCGGCACCAGTTGTGTACACCCCACCTTCCTCAGCTGATGTGGCAGAAAAAGTTTCAGAAGCAGGAGGAAGTTCGCAACTGGAAAGGAATGTCTCAGTTGTACAACGAAAGGGATATACAAGTGATGAGGAGCTGGAGGAGTTGGATTCACCTCTTTCATCCATCATTGACAAATTACCATCAACTCCAACTATCGTAGCAAATGGAATTGGAAACGGAAAGCATGAGCATACAGTTCATGCCTGCACGAATGCGAGGTATGAACTCCTTCGTGAGGTGTGGTCTGCGTAATTTTCAAAGGAGCGGACTCGACATGTGTATACCCCCGTTGGTTTTCTGGATCATGAAAGTATGGAGAGAACTTAAACAGAGCTGTGAATAATGAAATGGATTTATCAAGAGGATTTAGGCAAAAATGTGGCCCGAGCCATTAGCGTTTACGTATATTGTATTAAGCTGCCATCTGATTTAAATTACTCATACGCAATAAACTCGATCTGGAAGAATCTATATTCCAAATGCATCAGAGAGGCTTGAGACTTGAAAAGAGAAAACTAGAAATtgaaaacgaaatagttatcaaacgggatcttcatttcttccttcaataTTTGATATAGATATAGTGaattatccattccaatcccaACGAATGCTATCAAAGATGACTCGCAGTTAATTATGATGGCTGGCCAGTGTGGCCCAAATCCCCAACCGGTGGTACTTAGTTAACAAATACTATCAAGGTTCGTTCATTCTCGCCTCGTTTGGTTGGTCGGAATGTAAGAGTGGGAACAAGAAAATGATTCATTTCCTTGTCTATGACATAATGAATTGAGATGCAGTTAACAAGTATAACTTGGTTTTTTCAGTTTCGATCGTATTTGTCATCAAACGACGCACAAGCTTTCATTACGCAATTTCGATCTCTAATTCAACCACTACTACATCAATTCAGTATCTAAATAGCTGGCTGAATTTCATGGATTGCTTCACCATGGGGATTCAAATCACCATGCGGGGTAGGCACTTGTTGCTTTCGGCGACGCCCGACAAGATGTTACTCATGGCGTCTAATGAGGATTCGACTGGACTTATAATGTGAAGGTAACTATCTTGCATAGTTTGTGCCAGAGTGAAGCATTCGGATCAGGGAGTATCAGCAGGTGCCTATTCTGATAGAAGAACATAGCTACATGTACGAGAAGAGCAAATGCTGAAGAAACCCCAACAAGCAAGAATAATCCCCACAAACTTTTGAAGCTAATGGAAGTGGTGGCAGGGTCCCTCTTACAACCTGCATCTTTCTTGAACCATTTGTCCTTGATGCTCTCTATTTTACCTTGCTCTTGCAGATTAGTGATCACCCTTGAAACATCAAGAGTTAGAGGTGAACCTCTTGGGAAGGCCTGCACCCCACCAAATCAAAGAAGGATTATAATCCCACATGCATGAGAAAACATGCATTTAAATAACaagaagaataataataatcagATGACTTGTTTTTGTGTGAGTGTCTTGGAGCttggttcaaattcaatttgaaaattatagGAAATTAGGTTAAggtaaataaataatttcatatttgatGAGCATCTCACAAAGTATGTTAAAATACGTGTAGATTCAATCAAAATCCTCATGAATTCTATACAAGTCAAGTAAACTCCCTCAAAAATCCATGTATTCATAATTCTACACAAGTAAACTCCCTCAAACTCCATGTACAATACATCCCCAAAACTAAAATCTTTTGCTAAAATATCTCTTCATCATTTATCTCTTCTTTAAAGCACAAAATTTTGATTGCCCAAATCCTAGAACTGAAAATATTTTGACCTCAAACAAATTATCACTTTGAGTTAATATATTACTGCAAATGTCATTTGATGAATGAATTTGTAAAGAGCACTTTGATACCATTtcgtttttcagttttcactttttttttttctgaaaatttgtttttgttttttattttcagttttcatcCTAAAAACTAAAAGCTACTATTTTGAGTTTCCAAAATttgtattggttttttttttttttttttaaaaaaaaaaggctttttagccaaaatgatccttgagatttacataacacatcactttggttcctgagatttggAATCAATAGAAGTGGGCCCTAAgttgtccatcatcaatcattttaatcattatgtgcaaaattatgttaattaaggatcaaaatgacaaacataccctcaatttaataaataatgtaccaaaatgatttgacaaaaattaagggtattttggttATTATATTCTTGTTTAATGGACGTTTTTcaaggaatgatcaaaatgattgatggtggacaaactcagggacaaattctattaatttcaaatctcagggatcaaattgagaagttatgcaaatctcagagactattttgactaaaaagcctaaaaaagatgaaaaatgcATTGGTTATCAAACGGACCTAAGAGACTCAATGTTTCatggtaatgctagggagaatgcatatcaaaagagaaaaagcAATTAGTAGATTAACTTACGAAGGCAAAACCACTGTCAGCATTGAATAACGTTGGTTCAATCATGGTATATTCTGAGCAAtaagttgaaagaaaaaggtTCATGAATGGGGTTTCATCGAAGGCAGCAGAAACACCGCCCTTTTCAAAAAGTTGAGCCAACTCTTGTGTCGATCTGTAGGCCCTAAGCTTTTCCACATGAAACCCTAGTTCATGTGTCAGTAACTCCTGGACAAATGAACCTTCTTGGAAGCCAACAAAGTCTCCATTCTTGAGGAGCTGGCCTACGTCAGTAACGGTTGGTTggagcttttcgacggttaacAACGATGTTAAACTTGCCGTGTAGGTTTGAGTTAATGTGAGGACTACAAAACACCATACTACCACTACAAACCTAGACAAGTTGCTCACTAGTCGCTCccctgtgacaaaaaaaaataaaaaaaataaaaaaatgtataaataaGATTAAAAGAAAGCAAATGGACAATTAATGATGACTAAATAATCTATGGATCCATATGAAAAGAACACGTACTCTGTGCAAAAACCATGGTTGAGAAGGAGAACCAAAAGCTTACGGCAGGCCCGCGAAAATTCTCGTTTATCCGGTGTTCAAGAACCCAGATAACGAATCCAATGAGGATGAAACAACAGCAGGTTATTACCCAAAGCTCGCAAGTAAAAGGCGTCAAGAACACCAATGCACCTTGCCTACTTTTGCTATGTTTGATGGGTACCACCATTGATACCCCAGATTCTGTGTAAGGCAATGTAAAGTCAACATACAGCGACCTATTTGCTCTATTCGTTATGTCTCCCACTCCAGCATCATAGTTCTGCCAAGTAATACATGACATTAGATTTTATGAAGAAATTGGACAGTTTCTGTGGTCTCATCTCTTTTAGCAGAATATATAACTTACTTGCACCCAATGTACCACTACTGATTTTCATGTCTCTCTCGTCAAGGGACCAATTAATCatgtaaagagagagagagagagaaatgaagagTATTGGTGATATAGGCCTAGTGTATGTAAGTTTCTCTCGACTATAGATGCAGTTAGAGAAACACAAATAGATGTAGTTTACCTAGGTTTTACTATGATGTAACCAAAATAGTAGCAAAGGATAAGCAGTTTACCCCAAGAAACAGTTGAAAGATCAAATCATTGTAGCTGCCAGCTGCCTCACCATTAGGCTTCACGAAAGGGTAAAATTCATAGGAAACAGCATATGGTAATTGTTCGATTGTGGCTTTAAAGACATCAATACAGAATCCAGTGATCATGGTTGTGTTAGTGCTAGGATCAAGTGTCACGTTCACAAGTTCTTTACACCCACGCTTCACTGGAACTAGAATTTTCAATGTATTCCCATGGTTAGGATTCTGCCAACCTTTTGGAATGGTGGTTGTGTCACCAGGCCATATAATAGGTCCAAGACTACTGGCATTGGAAGTGGTAGAATATGTGTTTGtgcttgtgtttgtgtttgtgatTGTGTTTGCAGACTTCATGTTTCTCACAAGTCCATCTTTGGGTGTCCAATATCCAAGTCCTCTGTCCCCATTACCGATCACATTAACCATCTGAAAATCTGATGACTGAAGTTGTCCATTAACAAGAGTAAAATTACCTGAGAGGCCTCTGAATATTGTACTCGATAGTGCTTGGACAAGTTGAGGACCACTTAAAGAGAACCCTAGGGTTTCTAGATCATTGGCTCTGTCAGACGTGTTTGTCTTTTGGAAGCTGAAGTTTTTAGAACTCCCAACCTTCTCCACTGCCATGGCCAGTGCCCCAGCAGTATCGTAAGCCCACAGTCCAAAAACATCCAACTTAACATTTAGAATAGTTGGATTGTCGTTTTGGAATTTTTGCTGCCATCTGACTCTGAAATGTTCAAGCTCCTGTGTATTTGGGATGTAAGTTTTCAAACCCAACACCCCTTGCATGTTATCTACGGCAGATGAATTTATGGAACCAAAAAAGTTTGTCATCCCATCAGTCATTATCCAAGCATAACCTTCACTCATCATGCCTATCTCTTTTGCCTTGGCAAAAACCCTAGAACCAACAGAAGGCAGCATGTGTACTATGAATACCCTTGTTTTCATAGTCATCAagtgttgaagctttgaaacAATATGGTCATCAGTGGCCACTGGAGGGATGACACTCCAGTAGGAGATACGAGCACCAACTTCTTGCAAAGCATTACCCAGGTAAGGTATTACTCCCTCTCCAAACTCGTTGTCAACATAGATGAGAACAGCTTCACTCCATCCAAAGGCTTGGAAGATGGAACTTATGGCTTTCACTTGAGATGAGTCATCCTGTGCAATTCGGAAAAAATATGATGTCTGAGAAGTAGCTGGGAAAGGACTTGTTGTCGAAAATGAGATTACGGGCACCTGAGCTTTGTCTCCAAGCTCAATAACGAAGTTGGCCTCTTTTGATGACTCCGGTCCTATGATAATAGCTTGCACTTCAACGTCCCTTATCAATTCTAAAGCTGTTTAAGGGGTGGAAAAGCAGAAATTAAAGTAAATTCTGATGCAGTTCTAAATTGGTACAAAAAAAGTCGAATTTATTTCACCCAGACCTAACGGGGAATAGTCAGTTGGGGTTATGTGGCTCGATATAACTTATAAGCCAAGAGTGTGGACGAACATTAAGAGTTGACAATTCATTAATTACTTTCAGCATTAAGATCTTTTAAGATAAACACTACACCTGATCAATAAGTCCATTGCGCATGATCACCCAAGGTATTGGATTTATGCATTTAATTTGGGAACCATATCGGTGCTGCAGTGTATCGCAGACTTATTAGTAATGGATCCATACTGGTCGAAATTGGTATCCGAACTTTGTTTCTAACTAGGTAGAGCAGGCTAAAGGAAATTCCAGTAAGGTTGGTATGGTATTGTTgtgttttaaaacaaaactgTTTATGCTGTGCTATAagaataaactcatttttattgcttcacgttttcaattttttttttcatccaaaactgtgaaaataaggctatttttaagtgtttgccAAACATCTTTTTaagctcagttttttttttttttttatagccactttttataaaagcactttAATACCAAATCAGTACTAAGAGGTTTAAGGGACTATATCACTCTTGAGAGACAATAAATCTAAAGTTCAATTTGATGGTTCATTTCTAGTAACACCAAGACCTGTTAAGATAAAAACTCACTTTAGATGAGTCCATTGAACCTGAACTCACCTTTATTATCATAGGTTAATCTTGGTCAATCTATATAACACGTGACACATTCTAAGAAAGGATAGTAAATGATGAACATGTGGTGAACAAAAACTGAACCCAAAAGTACAATTCCTAGGAAAAAGCAATCGGTTATGCTTCGAAACCATGCATGTaacatcaaaataataaaaaagtatagataaaagaaatggaaagattaaaagtagagagagagaacctgCAGCAGCTTCAGCAACAACATCTCTCATGGAGTCCCTGGTGTGAAGGACCAGCCTAGTCTTGTAGTAAGCATGAGAAGCGTAGAAGTTAGAGAGAGCCATGTTAACGCAGCTCAAACCCACCTTTCCGAACAAGGAATCAAAGTGAAGGATTACCCCCACATTTACTGGTATCGTTGTGTTTTGTGCCATGCCGGCCATGGCCAATAAAGTCTTAAACAGTAACAACCAGAAGACGAGACAAGAAACATGGCTCATAGGATTCTTGATCATCTTTTAATCTCTGGAAAGGTTTGCAATTCATTGGCACCGACtaagaagatatttatatagTTATGgaatcattaattaattatggaTGAGGAAGTTTCAAGGAAAACTCGTTCGAATTTCTTTGAAGTTTCAATGTAGGTGGATTACATCTCAGTATTAGTAAAATGAAAGGAAACTGCAATCCGTTGTCCTGACCACAATAATAAATATACAATATACAAGTCAATGAAAATTTGTTTGGCTTTGTTGTTTCATAACATGTGGATGGAGCTTGTACTTTCTACGAATTAATTGTTTATCTTTATCCCTAAACTACAGATGAACAATTAATTGTTTACTTTGATATGTGAATGGAGCTTGGACTTTCTACGaattaattgtttatatattttatagatTTCAGCAAATAGAAACAATAGATTTTCTATCAAAAGTAAACAAAAGACCTTGCAGTTCATGGGAATCTGTTGAGATTTGTACGATATAGCTGTGTTAGGCAACCGGAGTTGTAAACTTGGAAATGTAAATGGACCTTTTACAACCTCGGTGACAtatttattgtaatatttttcttttgcacATTGACTTTCTTTACCTTTTTAGGTTTTGTTTGAGAGTTAAGCTTTGTGTCACAATTTTTTCCTTGTATGCATCTTTCCTCGTTTTTTCTATGAGGGTATGGTTCATTCCTCCCACTTATTTGTATGTGTATATTTTTCTATGTCCTAAGTGTGTCGACCATTCACCTTTGGACTGGAGAATGACCCTTTGTGTCCTACATCGTTCTACTCCAAAAGGCTAAAATTGCATAAGCACTTGAGTTCAAACTATCCTTTCAAAagtttaaatttcttttatgtATTGAGAAAGCAGAAAAATCAAgaatcaaagaagaaaagaaagctaAGAATGGAGAGAAAAGAGTCTTTGTATTTCTGTGTTAATGATTCACAATAAATTCTTACAAGGATATCTCAGCTTATATAGCTCAACTTTACTAACTCTAACAACAACCTAACAACCTGATCATTTAGTTACAACAATACTAACCGATCAAATGCCAAGTCATCAATCCTCAACTGCAAGTCTACCATGTCATTAGTCAGCTGCTAAATCATTAGTATAGTTAATAttcccctcaatctcaactagGATTTCCTAGTTGCAGATTGTAACAATACTTCATAAAGGATGGACCATGTAAACCCTTAGTCAAAATATCCACAGCTTGATCATCTGCTGGAACATAAACCACTTCCAAATCACCTTGTGGTACCCTTTCTCACAAAAGTGATAATCTGTATCCAAATGTTTTATTCCAGAATGGAACACATGATTGGCACTTAGTGAAATTGCTGAATGTTATCATAGTGTATCATAGAAGGGTTAGGCAAGAACAcattcaaatattttaaaatatatcttaCCTAAGTAATATCTATAGTTGTATGAGCTAAAGCTTTATATTCAACTTCAGTTGTActttttgaaacaaaattttgttcttaGACTACCAAGGGATAGGATTGCTTCGAAGAAATACTACATACCATGTTACTAATCTTTTGGTATTGAGGTCTGCAACCCAATCTACATCTAAAAATGCATTTAAACTCATTTCTGCAGTTGCTGAGTAACAAATTCCAACCTGAATTGTTCCTTGAAGGTATCTTAGTATTCTTTACTGCTCCTAGATGCAGATCAGTTGGTGTAGTCATGAATTGACATACTGAGTTTGCTGCAAAAGCAATTTCTGGCCTTGTGAAGGTCAAATACTGCAGTGAACCAACTATACTTCTATATGTACTAGGATCTTGTAATGGGGTGCCTTCTGTCACAAGCATTGAGTTGTGGGGCTTGCAAGGAGTATTTGTAGGTTTACAAGACTTCAAACCTGCCTTATGAATGAGATCCTTAATATATTTTGTCTGATTCACAAATATATCTCCATTATCTCTATAATGAACCTGCAGTTCCAGAAAAAATGTATACAATATATAAGGAAATCTCGTTCGAATTTCTTTGAAGCTTCAATGTAGGTAGATTACATCTCAGTATTAGCAAAATGAAAGTAATGTCCCAACCACGATAAtgtatatacaatatataagtCAATGAAAATTTGTTTGACTTTGTTTGTGAATGGAGCTTGGAcctgatgaaattgaggttccaccataaaaccaattggcaatatggggagtagcccaagaccatataagcacatagcaaaccttgtccctcaccgatgtgggacaactctcaacacgcccccgcacgtgtggcggattttcaagcctacacgtggacaacaactgggtgacgtggagcgcgtgtggccgtttggcttcacacgaggacaacccgctctgataccatgatgaaattgaggttctaccataaaaccaattggcaatatggggagtagcccaagaccatataagcacatagcaaaccttgtccctcaccgatgtgggacaactctcaacaggACCTTCTACGAATTAATTGTCTATCTTAtccataaactaaacaaaaactAATATTGTACATAATCACACACTACAGatttgttaatttctattttatagatttcaacaaaaatagaaacaaaagaTTTTCAGGAAAGGAGTCCAACAAAACAAAGGCCTGAAGGTAACAAAATACAAGCACGGCCCAAACAGAACGCGGACAAAGCACAGAGAAAGTCCAACAAGGCTAAACCAGTGAGTCCCGAAAAAATGCGCGGTCCGAGCTGACGCATCAGTTGAGTTTTGAGGGATTGAGAGAGATGAAGACGGCACAGTAGCGTATGAACTGAACCCAGAAAATCCCACTTCCCAAAATCTCAACCTCCATATTAAGATTTGTAAGATGGAAAGGCCACCGTCGGATTTAGTGAAGAAAAGGTTGCAGCGTCGACCACCTTCTCAATTTTCCCAAGACCAGGTAAAATTGCTATAAATTTTGCATCTTTGTTCTTCCCATGTATCCAATTAGTATAAAAAAACAGCATTTTTAATGTTAAAATTCTTTCCCATATATCGTCAGTTCGTCTGATTCGTTTGGTTATGTTTTTCTGATTGGTTCCTCGTACTTTGTCTATGTTTTGTGCAAAATTGATTTAGTTATTTAAGGAAATCATGAAAGAGAGGAGATTACCTGGTAAAACTTAGTCTTAACATTTGTTTTTGGGTTCAATTGATAGGGCGGTGGTTACAATTTGAGAAGTAGGAGGAAAAATAAGCATGAAGACAATAACTTGTTGGATGTGGACCGAATTAGTACGTTGCCGAATGAAGTTCTTGTTAGTATACTGTCTCTCTTGCCACTAAGGGAAGCACAAGCTACTAGCGTACTT
Coding sequences:
- the LOC137712716 gene encoding uncharacterized protein isoform X1; this encodes MKEVDKRKTPNTKNTKRTGRSERRDNKPNQGNNGKTLNGKETESKDSYAKTDSSTLVSDSNTGTELSEVNENLVIHYVDDVNRFEEVPQDLKATPMTSKENIDDEVSDCETMKDSVSSQGDSPTLEDEKVERASRVPKTIAKKNSSKSSHGSRERSGSESTKSKSKGLHDTAKKVTNSNNGPSGVKTRTSSDSEVPVEPSSESFVEVDDEPIKEVRVSDILDGASNGAQTVESDHEIVNAEENGEQEVEIALERKIEEMEMRIEKLEEELREVAALEISLYSVVPEHGSSAHKVHTPARRISRLYIHACKHWTQDKRATIAKNTVSGLILIAKSCGNDVPRLTFWLSNIVVLREIISQAFGISCQSSPSVKFAESNGTSKRNEVKSASLKWRGSSGSKQMNSLMQFADDWQETGTFTAALEKVESWIFSRIVESVWWQALTPNMQSPAESSSTNKTTVRLSGPALGDQKQGSFSVNLWKNAFQDASQRLCPVRAGGHKCGCLPVLARMVMEHCVARLDVAMFNAILRESAHEIPTDPVSDPILDSRVLPIPAGDLSFGSGAQLKNSVGNWSRWLSDTFDMDADDSLQEDHPGSEDDDGQSGDGDKSFLLLNALSDLLMLPKDMLIDSRIRKEVCPSISLPLVKRILCNFTPDEFCPDAVPGAVLEALNAESIMERRLSGELARSFPYTAAPVVYTPPSSADVAEKVSEAGGSSQLERNVSVVQRKGYTSDEELEELDSPLSSIIDKLPSTPTIVANGIGNGKHEHTVHACTNARYELLREVWSA
- the LOC137711936 gene encoding glutamate receptor 2.8-like, translating into MIKNPMSHVSCLVFWLLLFKTLLAMAGMAQNTTIPVNVGVILHFDSLFGKVGLSCVNMALSNFYASHAYYKTRLVLHTRDSMRDVVAEAAAALELIRDVEVQAIIIGPESSKEANFVIELGDKAQVPVISFSTTSPFPATSQTSYFFRIAQDDSSQVKAISSIFQAFGWSEAVLIYVDNEFGEGVIPYLGNALQEVGARISYWSVIPPVATDDHIVSKLQHLMTMKTRVFIVHMLPSVGSRVFAKAKEIGMMSEGYAWIMTDGMTNFFGSINSSAVDNMQGVLGLKTYIPNTQELEHFRVRWQQKFQNDNPTILNVKLDVFGLWAYDTAGALAMAVEKVGSSKNFSFQKTNTSDRANDLETLGFSLSGPQLVQALSSTIFRGLSGNFTLVNGQLQSSDFQMVNVIGNGDRGLGYWTPKDGLVRNMKSANTITNTNTSTNTYSTTSNASSLGPIIWPGDTTTIPKGWQNPNHGNTLKILVPVKRGCKELVNVTLDPSTNTTMITGFCIDVFKATIEQLPYAVSYEFYPFVKPNGEAAGSYNDLIFQLFLGNYDAGVGDITNRANRSLYVDFTLPYTESGVSMVVPIKHSKSRQGALVFLTPFTCELWVITCCCFILIGFVIWVLEHRINENFRGPAVSFWFSFSTMVFAQRERLVSNLSRFVVVVWCFVVLTLTQTYTASLTSLLTVEKLQPTVTDVGQLLKNGDFVGFQEGSFVQELLTHELGFHVEKLRAYRSTQELAQLFEKGGVSAAFDETPFMNLFLSTYCSEYTMIEPTLFNADSGFAFAFPRGSPLTLDVSRVITNLQEQGKIESIKDKWFKKDAGCKRDPATTSISFKSLWGLFLLVGVSSAFALLVHVAMFFYQNRHLLILPDPNASLWHKLCKIVTFTL
- the LOC137712716 gene encoding uncharacterized protein isoform X2, with protein sequence MTSKENIDDEVSDCETMKDSVSSQGDSPTLEDEKVERASRVPKTIAKKNSSKSSHGSRERSGSESTKSKSKGLHDTAKKVTNSNNGPSGVKTRTSSDSEVPVEPSSESFVEVDDEPIKEVRVSDILDGASNGAQTVESDHEIVNAEENGEQEVEIALERKIEEMEMRIEKLEEELREVAALEISLYSVVPEHGSSAHKVHTPARRISRLYIHACKHWTQDKRATIAKNTVSGLILIAKSCGNDVPRLTFWLSNIVVLREIISQAFGISCQSSPSVKFAESNGTSKRNEVKSASLKWRGSSGSKQMNSLMQFADDWQETGTFTAALEKVESWIFSRIVESVWWQALTPNMQSPAESSSTNKTTVRLSGPALGDQKQGSFSVNLWKNAFQDASQRLCPVRAGGHKCGCLPVLARMVMEHCVARLDVAMFNAILRESAHEIPTDPVSDPILDSRVLPIPAGDLSFGSGAQLKNSVGNWSRWLSDTFDMDADDSLQEDHPGSEDDDGQSGDGDKSFLLLNALSDLLMLPKDMLIDSRIRKEVCPSISLPLVKRILCNFTPDEFCPDAVPGAVLEALNAESIMERRLSGELARSFPYTAAPVVYTPPSSADVAEKVSEAGGSSQLERNVSVVQRKGYTSDEELEELDSPLSSIIDKLPSTPTIVANGIGNGKHEHTVHACTNARYELLREVWSA